The following proteins come from a genomic window of Prionailurus viverrinus isolate Anna chromosome D1, UM_Priviv_1.0, whole genome shotgun sequence:
- the LOC125177043 gene encoding olfactory receptor 5D18-like, whose amino-acid sequence MALDEGNQSSVTIFILLGFSEYPHLQAPLFLMFLTIYTVTLVGNLGIIAVVRINPKLHTPMYFFLSHLSFLDICYSSVFTPKLLEILVMEDRSISFKACMVQFFFVCAFVITEMFMLVVMAYDRFVAVCNPLLYTVAMSRKLCALLVAGTYVWGGICSLTLTYSLLELSFCGPNIIHHFGCEYSAILSLSCSDPSFSQRMCLVISTFNEACSLLIILASYIFIVVTIVKMPSTGGLQKAFSTCASHLTTITIFHGIILLLYCVPNSKSSWLLVKVATVFFTVMIPMLNPLIYSLRNKDVKDTARKLIHTKLLSHSM is encoded by the coding sequence ATGGCACTGGATGAGGGAAATCAGAGCTCTGTGACTATATTTATCCTCCTGGGTTTCTCGGAGTACCCACacctccaggcacccctcttcctcaTGTTCTTGACCATCTACACAGTCACTCTGGTGGGAAACCTGGGCATCATTGCGGTTGTAAGGATCAACCCCAAACTCCACACacccatgtactttttcctcagTCATCTATCCTTTTTGGATATTTGTTATTCCAGTGTATTTACACCAAAACTTCTAGAGATCTTGGTCATGGAAGACAGAAGTATCTCCTTCAAAGCATGCATggtgcaatttttttttgtttgtgcatTTGTGATTACAGAAATGTTCATGTTAGTGGTTATGGCCTATGACCGGTTTGTGGCTGTTTGCAACCCCCTGCTCTACACAGTGGCTATGTCTCGGAAACTCTGTGCCCTCTTGGTAGCTGGAACCTATGTATGGGGTGGAATATGTTCCCTGACACTCACATACTCTCTTTTGGAACTATCCTTCTGTGGTCCCAACATTATACATCACTTTGGCTGTGAGTATTCTGCCATCCTTTCTTTATCCTGCTCTGACCCCTCCTTTAGTCAGAGGATGTGTTTAGTCATTTCCACATTCAATGAGGCTTGTAGCCTCCTGATTATCCTCGCCTCCTATATTTTTATAGTTGTCACCATAGTCAAGATGCCATCTACTGGAGGACTCCAGAAAGCCTTCTCTACCTGTGCCTCCCACCTGACCACCATCACCATCTTCCATGGGATCATCCTTCTTCTCTACTGTGTGCCCAACTCCAAAAGCTCGTGGCTCCTGGTCAAAGTGGCCACTGTGTTTTTTACTGTCATGATCCCCATGTTGAACCCTCTTATTTACAGTCTTAGgaacaaagatgtgaaagacACAGCCAGAAAGTTAATTCATACCAAACTGCTTTCTCACTCAATGtaa